ACCCTCCTCTCTTCGCAAGTCGCCGAGGAGGCGCGGAAATATTTCGGCAGTAAGGTCTTCAAGACGGTCATCCCGCGCAACGTCCGCCTGGCGGAAGCCCCCAGTTTCGGCCAGCCGATCATTTTTTACGACCCCGGCAGCAAAGGGGCCGAAGCCTACGAAAATCTTTGTCGGGAGGTGTTGGATGATGGTAGGATCTAATAAAAGAGGTCTGGGCAAAGGTTTAGGAGCATTGATCCCGCAAGGTTCCGTTTTTGTCGGCGGCCGCACTATCGTCAACGTCGATATCAACAGTGTCGCCGCCAACCCGCGCCAGCCGCGCACCTCTTTTGCCAAAGAGGCGCTCCATGAACTGGCCGAGTCGATCAAGACCCAGGGGGTGCTCGAGCCGATCCTCACCCGGATGCGCGACGGCAAGTATGAGCTGATCGCCGGGGAGCGGCGCCTGCGCGCCGCCAAGCTGGCCGGCCTCGCCAATATTCCGGCGATCGTCAAGGATTTTACCGACCAACAGTCGCTTGAGATCTCCCTGATCGAGAACCTCCAGCGCGAAGACCTCAACCCGATGGACGAAGCGGAAGGGTACGCCCGGCTCGCGTCCGAGTTCGGCCTGACCCAGGACCAGATCGCCAAACGGGTCGGCAAGGAACGGCCGACGGTCTCAAACATGATCCGCCTCCTCGCCCTCCCCAAACAGATCAAAGACAGCCTGCGTAAAGGGGATATCACCGTCGGTCACGCCCGCCCCCTCCTCTCCCTGGAGGAGCCGGACAAACAGCTCCATTTCTGGC
This region of Candidatus Margulisiibacteriota bacterium genomic DNA includes:
- a CDS encoding ParB/RepB/Spo0J family partition protein — its product is MMVGSNKRGLGKGLGALIPQGSVFVGGRTIVNVDINSVAANPRQPRTSFAKEALHELAESIKTQGVLEPILTRMRDGKYELIAGERRLRAAKLAGLANIPAIVKDFTDQQSLEISLIENLQREDLNPMDEAEGYARLASEFGLTQDQIAKRVGKERPTVSNMIRLLALPKQIKDSLRKGDITVGHARPLLSLEEPDKQLHFWREIVKGHLNVRDAEILVTGKEDKPKAKKGGRKRAFTQNVELNSIVEGLTEHLATKVKIFGTPERGKIEIEYYSKEDLERVLELITAGKMKRPESALPVNPSFSSASELEPPALN